From Halorussus lipolyticus:
GTAGACCGCGCCCGCCTCGACGCCGACATCGACCGAGACCAGCGTGGTGTCGGCGGCCTCGCCGTTGTCGCAATATCCCGAACAGGAGTCGAACATCGACCCGTGCTTGGGGCAGATAATCTGGCCGTCGCGCATCGCCGTGCCGAACCCCCGGTCGAGTTTCTGGGCCTCGTGGGTGCATCGGTTGACCCACGCCTCGACGCCCGGCGAATCGCTGTCCTCGGCGTCGTCGGCGTCCTCGCAGGGCACGAGGATGATTTCCTCCTGCTCGCCGTACTGGTCACGCGCGGTGAACAGCCACGAACCGGATTCGCGGACCTCCTCGACGGTCGTCAGGTGCGTTCGGTCGGTCACGCCGTCACCTGCGGACCCGGAGAAAATAAAGCTGGCTGACCACTCACCGCATCCGGGCCGCGCGCCCCGCTAACTCCACGTCCTGATAGGGGTTGGTGGTGACGCTCGGGCCGTGACCGACGTACATCTCGGCGAGGTGTTCGTCCACTCGGTCCTTCACGCGGTCGATGCTCTCGATTAGCTGATTCCGGTCGCCCTCCTCCAAGTCGGTCCGGCCGAAACTCCCGTTCTGGAAAATCAGGTCGCCCGCGAACAGGACCTGCGCTCCCGACGAGTAGAAGCAGAGGTGGTCGTTCTTGTGCCCCGGCGTGTGGAGCGCGACGTAGGCGTCGTCGCCGAGTTGGACCGTCTCGCCGTCCTCGATGGCGTGGTCCACGCCCGGTTGGTCGGTGTCGAAGCCCCACGCCTCGACGCCGAAGGCCTCCTTGACTGCGCCGAGATTACCCACGTGGTCCGGGTGCGTGTGGGTGAGAACCACCGCGTCGAGGTCCACATCCCGGTCCCGAAGTCGTTCCACCACGTCGAAGTTCGACCCGGTATCCACGAGGACAGTCCGCTCGCCTTCCACGAGAAAGGCGTTGCTGGTGAATGCCTGTACTCCTCGGGCGACGTTGGTAATCATGCGCGAGGGTAGGAGTGGCGGGGGTTTGTGGGTGTCGTTGTCTCGGCGCGAGTACGGTTTCGGATTGACAGAGGAAAAAGGCGAAACATGCAAGGTAGTTCTGTGGGACTATTCGGGTAACCGAAGCCTACCATGGAAGTCAAACTACTTAAAGCGACGGAGGACCCGGAGGAGGCAATCTGTACTGCGGCGCGCAACGACTACATGAACGGGTGGGTCGGCGACCAGTCGTTCGAAGAAATCATGGCGTCCATCGAGGGCGACACGATGGAAGACAAACAATCCACGCTCATCAGTCACCTGCTGGAACACGGACATTTCGGTCCCTTCGAACACCCGCAAGCCGTCTTCGCGGTGAAGGGAATCAGTCGGTCGTGCATGGCACAGATAACACGGCATCGCCACGTCAGTTTCGACGTTCAGAGTATGCGGTACGTCTCGTTCGACGACATTGACCCCGAGGAGGTCGGCGACGGCGAGATGATAGTGATGCCGCCCTCGATAGACGACCCCGACTGGATTGGCCGGAACCAGAAAGGCGGGTCGGTTGACGACGAGACCGTCGAAAAGCGCAAGGAGGTGTTCGAGTCCTCGATTACGGAGTCGGTCGAAGCGTATCAGGAACTCCTCGACCTCGGCGTGCCGCCCGAGGACGCCCGATTCGTCCTCCCCATCGGCACGAAAGTCAACATGGTCATGTCGATGAACCCCCGCATGTTAATGCACGTGGGAGATATGCGCGCCGCGGCGGACGCACAGTGGGAAATACGCGAGATGACCGAACAAGTGTTGGATTTAGCGAAAGAGTGGTGTCCCATCACCTTCGACTACTACGAGGAGAACATGAAGAACCGAAAGAATCGACTCGCGCCCTGACTCTCGAACTCGCTCCTACTCGTCGGCCAGTTCTTCGACCAGCGTCTCCAGACTGTAACTCTCCAAGGGGTTGTCGGTGTCTCGGAGCGTCGAGATGACGAACGTGGAGTTGGTGCGCTCGACGCCGTCGATGCCTTCGAAGTCGCTGATGAGGCGTTCGACAGCATCGCTGTCGGGGAGGCGGGCGACCACGATAAAGTCGGTCTCACCCATGGCGAAGTAGGCTTGGGTGACGCCTTCGACCGCCAGTAGTTTCTCGCCGAAGTCCTCGTAGGAGTCGCTGTAGTCGGCCAGCACCTCCACGAGGACGGTCACGCCGAGGCCTGCCTTCTCCAAGTCGAGGTCGTAGAGGTCGTTCTCGATGACGCCCTCCTCGCGCAGGTTGTTGAGTCGGTAGTGGATGGTCGAGACTGGGATGTCGGTCTCCTCGCTGAGTTGCTCGGGGCTTCCGGTCCCGAGGTCCGCGATGGCCTTCAGGATGGTCACGTCGCGTTCGTCCATTTTCCTCCACGTTGCGTCCGCGTCTACTTAACGTCCGTCTGTCGGCGTTCCGGGACTTGAGCGTCCCGCTGAAGCAGTCAATATTCTGCCAACAGAAATCGAACTCTGAAAGAGATGCAGTCGGACAAACCTACTTTCGACCCAGTATTCGACTTTCTTTCGAACTACTGGCGACAGCTTGTAGTGAAGTTTAAGTGGCCGAAAGTACGACGGTTGAAACAGAATCATGATTTCGAGTGATATTCAAAACCGTATCCCAATTTCGGCTGTTTTGTTCGCAGTTCTCGCAACTCTCTGGGGCGGGTCGTTCGTCGCCATCGAAATCGGCCTCCACTACTTCCCGCCGATGGTGTTCGCCGGCGTCCGGTACGCCGCCGCGGGCGTGGTCATTCTGGGCTACGCCGTGATGACGGCCGACCGCTGGCGGCCTCGCGCCCGCGAGGAGTACCTCTCGGTCGCCGTAGTCGGCGCGTTCGTCATCGCCGGGTACCACGGCCTGCTCTATCTGGGCGAACAGCACGTCTCGGGCGCGATTGCGGCGGTCGTGGTCAGTCTCTCGCCGGTCCTGACCGCCGGGTTCGCTGGGGTGGTGCTGGACGAGCGCCTGACCCTCCCGAAGGGCCTCGGTTTCACCCTCGGCGTCGCGGGCGTAGCAATCGTGGCGGGTCTGACGCCCACGACTGCCCTCTCGGCGAACGTCGTCGGCGTCGGGTTGGTTCTCCTCGGCGCGGCGTGCTTCGCGCTCGGCGCGGTCCTGACCCGGCCGCTCCGGACCGGACTCTCGATAGCGGCGCTGGAGGGGTGGGCGATGGTCGGCGGGTCGGCCCTACTGTTCGTCGCGGGCGCGGTCCGTGGCGAATCCCTGTCGGCGATTCGGTTGACTCCCACTGCGCTGGCGTCGTTCGCCTACCTGACCCTGCTGTCGGGCGTGGTGGCCTTCCTGCTGTACTTCTACCTGCTCGACGACATCGGTCCGACGCGACTGAATCTGGTGGGGTACCTCGAACCGGTCGTGGCGACGCTGGCGAGTTGGGCCGTGCTGGGCGAGTTGGTGTCGTCCTCGACGCTGGTCGGGTTCGGTGCCATCTTCGCCGGGTTCGCGGTGCTGAACTGGCGACAGGTGCGCGGGTTCGCAGACTCGGTGCGCTCGTCGGTCGAGGAGGAAGTCGAGGAGTCGGCGTGGTCCGGGTCGGTCGGACCCGCTGACGACTAACGCTCTATTTCTCTCAATACACTATACAATTGTTAAGAGTATCTATAGTTGTCTTATCGTTCGAGTCGGGCGACTGCCGACGCGCGCGCCGTCTCCCGTCTGTCGGACGCTTCGTCAGCAACATCCGCTATCGTCGGGCGACCACTCGCAGGCGTCGTCGGTCGTTAGGTCGTTTTCCTCGACGTGCGCCGAGAGGCATGCGTAGTTACAGAAGTACGTAGGGGACCCGCAGTCGTCGGCGCAGTCGCGGACGCAGATGGGGTCGTGGTCGAAGATGTGCGATTCGCAGTACGTACACGTCTCGTTCGCATCGGGGGTAGAGACAGTCGTGGACACACTCCGGTTACGGACCGGACCATCGAAAGCGTTTCCCGAGGCCGGGTCTCCGGGAGCATCACCATCCAGCGGTTCCCCGAACGCACCACTTTTCGGCCCGCCGTCCGTACCCCGCGGTATGGCTACCCACGACGCGGACCCGGCCCGCGACCCGCGGGCGGACTACGACTACCGGTCCGACGACGAGGACCGGCCCGGACTGGTCGCTGACCTCACCGGTCTCGTGGACGGCGACGTGCGATTCGATAGCTACTCCCGCCAACTCTACGCTACCGACGCCAGCGCCTACGAGGTCACGCCCATCGGCGTCGTCTTTCCGACCGACACCGACGACGTATCGGCGGTGATGGAGTACTGCGCCGAGCGCGAGATTCCGGTCTTGCCCCGCGGCGGCGGCACCAGCCTCGCCGGCCAGTCGGTCAACGAGGCCGTGGTTCTCGATTTCACCCGGTACATGGACGCTGTACTGGAAATCGAACCGGAGGACGACGACCCCACGGCCCGCGCCCAACCCGGCGCGATTCTCGGCGAGTTGAATCAGGAACTCGCACCCCACGGTCTGAAGTTCGCGCCGGACCCCGCGTGGGGCGACAAGTCGGCGCTCGGCGGCGCTATCGGCAACAACTCGACCGGGAGCCACTCGCTGAAGTACGGCAAGACCGACGCCTACGTCGAGGAGTGCGAGGTGGTCCTCGCCGACGGGACCGTCACCACCTTCGGCGAGGTGGACCTGACCGAACTCCGCGAGGAGGCCGACCCCGAGGGCGGCCTCGAAGCGCGAATCTACGCCGCGGTCGCTCGCATCGTGGACGACGAGGCCGACAAAATCGACGCGGTGTACCCCCAACTCAAGCGCAACGTCTCGGGGTACAACCTCGACAGACTGGTAGACGAGGCCGAGGAGGGAACGGTCAACCTCGCCAGACTCCTCGCGGGAAGCGAGGGCACCCTCGCCATCGTGACCGAGGCGACGGTCGGCCTCGAACCGGTCCCCGAAACCAAGTCGATGGCGCTGTTCGCCTACGACGACCTGCTGGACGCGATGGAGGACGTGGCACACGTCCTTGAACACGACCCGGCCGCGGTCGAAGTGCTGGACGACGTACTGCTTGACCTCGCCCGCGACACCGAGGAGTTCGCCGACGTGGTGGGGATGCTCCCCGAGGGGACCGATTCGGTCCTCCTCGTGGAGTTCTACGCCGAGAGCGACCGAGAGGGCAAGGAGAAAGTCGAGGCTCTCCGGGCGGACCGCGAGGGCGAAATCGCCTTCGCCGGGATGGAGGCCCACGACGACGCCGAACGCGCCAGATTCTGGAAGATGCGGAAGTCCGGGCTTCCAATCCTGCTGTCCCGGACCTCCGACGCCAAGCACATCTCGTTCATCGAGGACGCCGCGGTCCCGCCCGAGAACCTGCCCGAGTACGTCGCCGACTTCCAGCAGGTGTTGGAGGACAACGACACCTTCGCCAGTTTCTACGCCCACGCCGGGCCGGGGTGTCTCCACATCCGGCCCCTCGTCAACACCAAATCGCCCGCCGGGGTCAACCAGATGGAGGCCATCGCGGACCAAGCCACCGACCTCGTGGTCGAGTACGGCGGGTCCGTCTCGGGCGAACACGGCGACGGCCGCGCCCGGACCCAGTGGAACCGGAAACTCTACGGCGAGGAGGTCTGGGGAATCTTCCGCGATTTG
This genomic window contains:
- a CDS encoding Rieske (2Fe-2S) protein gives rise to the protein MTDRTHLTTVEEVRESGSWLFTARDQYGEQEEIILVPCEDADDAEDSDSPGVEAWVNRCTHEAQKLDRGFGTAMRDGQIICPKHGSMFDSCSGYCDNGEAADTTLVSVDVGVEAGAVYLTDEGYEFDHEGSVEDGSDDADGDGESEDDDDDVPSSTSHIGF
- a CDS encoding MBL fold metallo-hydrolase, which produces MITNVARGVQAFTSNAFLVEGERTVLVDTGSNFDVVERLRDRDVDLDAVVLTHTHPDHVGNLGAVKEAFGVEAWGFDTDQPGVDHAIEDGETVQLGDDAYVALHTPGHKNDHLCFYSSGAQVLFAGDLIFQNGSFGRTDLEEGDRNQLIESIDRVKDRVDEHLAEMYVGHGPSVTTNPYQDVELAGRAARMR
- the thyX gene encoding FAD-dependent thymidylate synthase produces the protein MEVKLLKATEDPEEAICTAARNDYMNGWVGDQSFEEIMASIEGDTMEDKQSTLISHLLEHGHFGPFEHPQAVFAVKGISRSCMAQITRHRHVSFDVQSMRYVSFDDIDPEEVGDGEMIVMPPSIDDPDWIGRNQKGGSVDDETVEKRKEVFESSITESVEAYQELLDLGVPPEDARFVLPIGTKVNMVMSMNPRMLMHVGDMRAAADAQWEIREMTEQVLDLAKEWCPITFDYYEENMKNRKNRLAP
- a CDS encoding Lrp/AsnC family transcriptional regulator; amino-acid sequence: MDERDVTILKAIADLGTGSPEQLSEETDIPVSTIHYRLNNLREEGVIENDLYDLDLEKAGLGVTVLVEVLADYSDSYEDFGEKLLAVEGVTQAYFAMGETDFIVVARLPDSDAVERLISDFEGIDGVERTNSTFVISTLRDTDNPLESYSLETLVEELADE
- a CDS encoding DMT family transporter — protein: MISSDIQNRIPISAVLFAVLATLWGGSFVAIEIGLHYFPPMVFAGVRYAAAGVVILGYAVMTADRWRPRAREEYLSVAVVGAFVIAGYHGLLYLGEQHVSGAIAAVVVSLSPVLTAGFAGVVLDERLTLPKGLGFTLGVAGVAIVAGLTPTTALSANVVGVGLVLLGAACFALGAVLTRPLRTGLSIAALEGWAMVGGSALLFVAGAVRGESLSAIRLTPTALASFAYLTLLSGVVAFLLYFYLLDDIGPTRLNLVGYLEPVVATLASWAVLGELVSSSTLVGFGAIFAGFAVLNWRQVRGFADSVRSSVEEEVEESAWSGSVGPADD
- a CDS encoding FAD-binding and (Fe-S)-binding domain-containing protein, whose amino-acid sequence is MATHDADPARDPRADYDYRSDDEDRPGLVADLTGLVDGDVRFDSYSRQLYATDASAYEVTPIGVVFPTDTDDVSAVMEYCAEREIPVLPRGGGTSLAGQSVNEAVVLDFTRYMDAVLEIEPEDDDPTARAQPGAILGELNQELAPHGLKFAPDPAWGDKSALGGAIGNNSTGSHSLKYGKTDAYVEECEVVLADGTVTTFGEVDLTELREEADPEGGLEARIYAAVARIVDDEADKIDAVYPQLKRNVSGYNLDRLVDEAEEGTVNLARLLAGSEGTLAIVTEATVGLEPVPETKSMALFAYDDLLDAMEDVAHVLEHDPAAVEVLDDVLLDLARDTEEFADVVGMLPEGTDSVLLVEFYAESDREGKEKVEALRADREGEIAFAGMEAHDDAERARFWKMRKSGLPILLSRTSDAKHISFIEDAAVPPENLPEYVADFQQVLEDNDTFASFYAHAGPGCLHIRPLVNTKSPAGVNQMEAIADQATDLVVEYGGSVSGEHGDGRARTQWNRKLYGEEVWGIFRDLKTAFDPDWLLNPGNVCGDHDMTENLRFDPDYEFSAGFAPELNWENENGFEGMVELCHGCGGCRGGQETTGSVMCPTYRAVDEEATSTRGRANMLRQAMSGELSENEQFDVEFMSEVMDLCIGCKGCARDCPSEVDMAKMKAEIEHEYHQRHGAGLREKLFANVGTLSKVGSALAPLSNWASKVPGARRLLESTLGIAREQNLPTFHRETLVDWFEDRGGPRVPAEEATRKVALFPDVYTNHNHPEAGKAAVRVLETAGVRVRIPTDVNDSGRPAHSKGFLDESREIARSNVSTLAPKVRDGWDVVVVEPSDAVMLQSDYLDLLGAEGPEASRSGEQYAEPRTADPEAGLENRDETSDDLTTAAERVAANTYGVCEYLDTFEFDLPLSAPDETLTYHGHCHQKATKKDSHAVSVLREAGYEVSALDSGCCGMAGSFGYEAEHYSMSRKIADILFDQIEDSDGETVVAPGSSCRSQLGNWEQLSEEPPHPIEKVEAALQRANSTGYFK